Proteins co-encoded in one Streptococcus ruminicola genomic window:
- a CDS encoding ABC transporter permease: MSFSTTLALLVSSMLIYSAPLIFTSIGGTFSERGGIVNVGLEGIMVMGAFSGVLFNLTYADVFGHATPWVASIVAGLVGLLYSLIHAVATINLRADHVVSGTVLNLIAPSFAVFQCRHLFGKGQTDTITQTFGRFSFPILKDIPFIGKIFFNNTSLVAYVAILVSFISWYIIFKTRFGLRLRSVGEHPQAADTLGINVYLMRYAGVMISGFLGGIGGAVYAQTISNNFAVTTIAGPGFIALAAMIFGRWNPVGAMLSSLFFGLSQSLAIIGAQLPFFSSIPSVYLKVAPYVLTIVVLAAFFGKAVAPKADGVNYIKSK; encoded by the coding sequence ATGAGTTTTTCAACAACGTTAGCCCTATTAGTTTCTTCCATGCTAATTTATTCTGCACCTTTGATTTTTACAAGTATCGGTGGAACATTCTCTGAACGTGGAGGTATTGTTAACGTCGGTCTTGAGGGGATCATGGTTATGGGTGCTTTCTCAGGTGTCTTGTTCAATCTCACTTATGCTGATGTTTTCGGACATGCGACACCTTGGGTTGCTTCAATTGTTGCTGGTTTAGTTGGTCTTTTGTACTCACTTATCCACGCAGTAGCAACTATTAACTTACGTGCTGACCACGTTGTATCTGGTACAGTATTGAACTTGATTGCACCATCGTTTGCGGTTTTCCAATGCCGTCACTTGTTTGGTAAAGGTCAAACAGATACAATTACTCAAACATTCGGTCGTTTTTCATTTCCTATTTTAAAAGATATTCCATTTATCGGAAAAATCTTCTTTAACAATACATCTTTGGTAGCATATGTAGCTATCTTGGTATCATTTATTTCATGGTACATCATCTTCAAGACACGCTTTGGTCTTCGTCTTCGTTCAGTTGGTGAACACCCACAAGCAGCTGATACACTTGGTATTAACGTTTACCTTATGCGTTATGCAGGTGTTATGATTTCAGGTTTCCTTGGAGGAATTGGTGGTGCTGTTTATGCACAAACGATTTCAAACAACTTTGCGGTTACAACAATTGCAGGTCCAGGTTTCATCGCTCTTGCTGCTATGATTTTTGGTCGTTGGAATCCAGTCGGAGCAATGCTTTCAAGTCTATTCTTCGGTTTATCACAATCTCTTGCGATTATTGGAGCACAATTACCATTCTTCTCAAGCATTCCATCAGTTTACCTTAAAGTTGCGCCATATGTATTGACAATCGTTGTTTTAGCAGCCTTCTTCGGTAAAGCTGTTGCACCAAAAGCAGATGGTGTTAACTACATTAAATCAAAATAA
- a CDS encoding ABC transporter permease produces the protein MSKKTQKWAVPLIAVFLGMLLGAILMLCFGYNPLWAYNDLLYTAFGSVKNIGEIFRAMGPLILIALGFSVASKAGFFNVGLPGQALMGWVMSVWFALSFPDLPKPVSVICTVLVGLIAGGIAGAIPGILRAFLGTSEVIVTIMMNYIILYGTQYLIQDVFPDKIMRTTEATIKVSENASYQTEWLSALTDNSRINIGIFIALFAVFIVWFLMRKTTLGYEITSVGINPHAAEYAGMSAKHLIVVSMIISGALAGLGGTVEGLGTFGNVYSQTSSLSIGWDGMAVSLLAVNTALGIPFASFLYAVLSIGKTGMIGIPSEVIDVVSAFIIFFVGADYLIRQFIKTKKEEGGK, from the coding sequence ATGTCTAAGAAAACCCAAAAATGGGCTGTTCCATTGATTGCAGTATTCCTTGGAATGTTACTCGGAGCAATCCTTATGCTTTGCTTCGGATATAATCCTTTGTGGGCATATAATGATTTGCTTTACACTGCATTTGGTTCAGTAAAAAATATTGGTGAAATCTTCCGTGCAATGGGTCCACTTATCCTGATTGCCCTTGGTTTCTCAGTTGCTTCAAAAGCTGGTTTCTTTAACGTTGGTCTTCCTGGTCAAGCGTTAATGGGTTGGGTAATGTCAGTTTGGTTTGCTTTGTCATTCCCTGATTTACCAAAACCAGTTTCAGTTATTTGTACTGTCTTAGTCGGTCTTATTGCTGGTGGTATCGCTGGTGCCATTCCTGGTATTTTACGTGCTTTCCTTGGTACAAGTGAGGTTATCGTTACAATCATGATGAACTACATCATCTTGTACGGAACCCAATATCTTATCCAAGATGTATTCCCAGATAAAATCATGCGTACAACAGAAGCAACTATCAAAGTTTCTGAAAATGCATCATATCAAACAGAATGGCTATCTGCTCTAACAGATAATTCACGTATTAACATCGGTATTTTCATCGCCTTATTTGCTGTCTTTATCGTATGGTTCTTAATGCGTAAAACAACATTGGGATATGAAATTACTTCTGTAGGGATTAACCCACATGCTGCTGAATACGCTGGTATGTCAGCTAAACATTTGATTGTAGTTTCAATGATTATCTCAGGTGCTCTTGCTGGCCTTGGTGGTACTGTTGAAGGTCTTGGAACATTCGGAAATGTCTATTCTCAAACAAGCTCATTAAGTATTGGATGGGACGGAATGGCCGTATCTCTACTTGCTGTTAATACAGCTCTTGGTATTCCATTTGCATCATTCTTATATGCCGTTCTTTCAATCGGTAAAACAGGTATGATTGGTATCCCATCAGAAGTTATCGATGTTGTGTCAGCCTTTATCATTTTCTTTGTCGGAGCTGATTACTTGATTCGTCAATTCATTAAAACTAAAAAAGAAGAAGGAGGAAAGTAA
- the nox gene encoding H2O-forming NADH oxidase: MSKIVVIGANHAGTACIKTMLTNYGSENEVVVFDQNSNISFLGCGMALWIGQQISGPEGLFYSNKEELEQLGARIYMNSPVESVDYDKKLVTALVDGKPHLESYDKLIFATGSRPIIPPIKGVELKEDSQEFEAKLENIQFVKLYQNAQDVIQKLKEKEISRVAVVGAGYIGVELAEAFQRKGKEVTLIDVADTCLAGYYDEDLSAIMANNLQAHGIKLAFGETVKEVVGKTKVEKIITDKASYNVDMVILAVGFRPNTSLAAGNVELFKNGAFLVDKKQETSLPGVYAIGDCATIYNNASRETDYIALASNAVRTGIVAAHNACGRNLKGIGVQGSNGISIYGLNMLSTGLTLEKAKAKGFDAEEVEYSDKQKPDFIEKNNFEVTLKIVYDKESRRVLGAQMLAMADVSLGIHLFSLAIQEGVTIDKLALTDLFFLPHFNKPYNYITMAALNAK; this comes from the coding sequence ATGAGTAAAATTGTTGTAATTGGAGCAAATCACGCTGGTACAGCTTGCATAAAAACGATGTTAACTAACTATGGTTCTGAAAACGAAGTGGTGGTATTTGATCAAAATTCAAATATTTCATTTTTAGGATGTGGTATGGCTTTATGGATTGGTCAGCAAATTTCAGGACCAGAAGGGCTTTTTTATTCAAATAAAGAAGAACTTGAGCAGTTGGGAGCAAGAATTTACATGAATTCTCCGGTAGAGTCAGTTGACTACGACAAGAAATTAGTGACAGCTCTGGTTGATGGGAAGCCTCACCTAGAAAGTTACGATAAATTAATTTTTGCGACAGGTTCAAGACCGATTATTCCACCGATTAAGGGAGTTGAGCTAAAAGAAGATAGCCAAGAATTTGAAGCTAAGTTGGAAAACATTCAGTTTGTAAAACTCTATCAAAACGCTCAAGATGTCATTCAAAAACTTAAGGAAAAAGAGATTTCACGTGTTGCAGTTGTGGGTGCTGGTTACATTGGTGTAGAATTAGCAGAAGCTTTTCAGCGTAAAGGAAAGGAAGTAACTCTGATTGATGTTGCAGATACGTGTCTTGCAGGTTATTATGATGAAGATTTAAGTGCTATTATGGCAAATAATCTTCAAGCTCACGGCATCAAGTTAGCTTTCGGAGAAACAGTAAAAGAAGTTGTTGGCAAAACAAAAGTTGAGAAAATCATCACGGATAAAGCAAGTTATAATGTTGATATGGTTATCCTTGCTGTTGGTTTTAGACCAAATACAAGCCTTGCTGCTGGAAATGTTGAACTTTTCAAAAACGGTGCTTTTCTTGTTGATAAAAAACAAGAAACAAGTCTCCCTGGCGTTTATGCAATTGGTGATTGTGCAACCATTTATAACAATGCTTCTCGAGAAACAGATTATATCGCACTAGCCTCAAATGCAGTAAGAACTGGTATTGTTGCTGCGCATAATGCTTGCGGACGTAATCTTAAAGGAATTGGTGTGCAAGGGTCAAACGGTATTTCCATTTATGGTTTAAATATGCTATCAACTGGTTTGACACTTGAAAAAGCAAAAGCTAAAGGGTTTGACGCAGAAGAAGTAGAATACAGCGATAAACAAAAACCAGATTTCATCGAGAAAAATAACTTCGAAGTCACTTTAAAGATTGTTTATGACAAAGAAAGTAGACGTGTATTAGGTGCTCAGATGCTAGCAATGGCAGATGTTTCATTAGGTATTCATCTTTTCTCACTAGCCATTCAAGAAGGTGTTACGATTGATAAATTAGCTCTCACAGATTTGTTCTTCTTGCCACATTTTAATAAGCCATATAACTACATTACAATGGCTGCCTTAAATGCAAAATAA
- a CDS encoding class A sortase, translated as MMKKKKTHRFLTFLRITLCLVLLLLGLALIFNKSICNFLIGHQSNHYQINKVSKKKIKDNQNAKVTYDFSAVEPVTVESVLKAQSANVDLPVIGGIAIPDLGINLPIFKGLGNTELSYGAGTMKEDQVMGGQNNYALASHHVFGISGSSKMLFSPLENAKAGMKIYLTDKSTIYTYVITEKFLVTPDRSDVLNDVPDQALVTLVTCTDQQATERIVVRGSLESSIAYDQASNDIHKAFDYSYNQMTF; from the coding sequence ATAATGAAAAAGAAGAAAACACATCGTTTTTTGACTTTCCTTAGGATTACACTTTGTTTAGTTCTATTGCTTTTAGGACTTGCCTTGATTTTTAATAAATCCATTTGTAATTTTTTGATTGGCCATCAGTCAAATCATTATCAAATCAACAAAGTCTCTAAAAAGAAGATTAAAGATAATCAAAATGCTAAAGTGACTTATGATTTCTCAGCAGTTGAACCTGTAACAGTCGAATCAGTGTTAAAAGCTCAGTCGGCTAATGTTGACCTTCCTGTGATTGGCGGTATTGCCATACCAGATCTTGGTATTAATCTCCCAATTTTTAAAGGTTTGGGAAATACTGAGTTGTCCTATGGAGCTGGAACGATGAAAGAAGATCAAGTAATGGGTGGACAGAATAATTACGCCCTTGCTAGCCATCACGTTTTTGGTATTTCTGGTTCATCTAAGATGTTGTTTTCACCTTTAGAGAATGCTAAGGCTGGAATGAAGATTTACCTTACCGATAAATCAACAATTTACACCTACGTTATCACTGAAAAATTTTTAGTGACACCTGACCGTTCAGATGTTTTAAATGATGTTCCTGATCAAGCTTTGGTCACTCTAGTAACTTGTACAGATCAGCAAGCAACTGAGCGAATTGTTGTTAGAGGTAGTTTAGAATCATCTATTGCCTATGACCAAGCTTCAAACGACATTCACAAAGCCTTTGATTACTCTTACAATCAAATGACCTTTTAA
- the deoC gene encoding deoxyribose-phosphate aldolase, with translation MSINKYIDHTLLKPESTQDQIDNLIAEAKEYNFASVCVNPTWVSHAAEALKDSDVKVCTVIGFPLGANTSRVKAFETKDAIENGADEIDMVINIGRLKAKEYDFVENDIRAVVEASGDKLVKVIIETCLLTDEEKEKACQLSVAAGADYVKTSTGFSTAGANVHDVALMRKTVGPNIGVKAAGGARSYADAEAFVNAGATRIGASSGVAIVNGETAAEGSY, from the coding sequence ATGTCAATTAACAAATACATTGATCACACTTTATTGAAACCTGAAAGCACTCAAGATCAAATTGATAATCTTATTGCTGAAGCTAAAGAATACAACTTTGCTAGTGTCTGTGTTAACCCAACTTGGGTTTCTCATGCTGCAGAAGCCTTAAAAGATTCTGATGTAAAAGTATGTACTGTTATCGGATTTCCTCTAGGAGCTAACACAAGTCGTGTGAAAGCATTTGAAACAAAAGATGCTATCGAAAATGGTGCTGATGAGATTGATATGGTAATTAATATCGGTCGCTTGAAAGCAAAAGAGTATGATTTTGTTGAAAATGATATTCGTGCTGTTGTTGAAGCAAGCGGAGATAAATTAGTAAAAGTTATCATTGAAACATGCCTTTTAACTGATGAAGAAAAAGAAAAAGCATGTCAATTGTCAGTAGCCGCTGGAGCTGATTACGTTAAAACATCTACTGGTTTCTCAACTGCAGGAGCAAATGTACATGATGTTGCTCTTATGCGTAAAACAGTCGGTCCTAACATTGGTGTAAAAGCTGCTGGTGGTGCACGTTCATATGCTGACGCTGAAGCATTTGTCAATGCAGGTGCAACACGTATTGGGGCGTCTTCTGGTGTTGCAATTGTTAATGGTGAAACTGCTGCAGAAGGTAGCTACTAA
- the gyrA gene encoding DNA gyrase subunit A yields the protein MQDKNLIDVNLTSEMKTSFIDYAMSVIVARALPDVRDGLKPVHRRILYGMNELGVTPDKPHKKSARITGDVMGKYHPHGDSSIYEAMVRMAQWWSYRHMLVDGHGNFGSMDGDGAAAQRYTEARMSKIALEMLRDINKNTVDFQDNYDGSEREPLVLPSRFPNLLVNGATGIAVGMATNIPPHNLGESIDAVKLVMDNPDVTTRELMEVLPGPDFPTGALVMGKSGIRKAYETGKGSIVLRSRTEIETTKSGRERIVVTEFPYGVNKTKVHEHIVRLAQEKRIEGITAVRDESSREGIRFIIEVRRDASANVILNNLFKLTSLQTNFSFNMLAIENGVPKILSLKQIIVDYIEHQKEVIVRRTEFDKAKAEKRAHILEGLLIALDHLDEVISIIRNSETDVIAQGELMSRFNLSERQSQAILDMRLRRLTGLEREKIQAEYDDLLALIADLADILAKPERVITIIKEEMDEIKRKYADPRRTELMVGEVLSLEDEDLIEEEDVLITLSNKGYIKRLAQDEFRAQRRGGRGVQGTGVNDDDFVRELVSTNTHDHVYFMTNKGRVYRLKGYEIPEYGRTAKGLPIVNLLKLDEGETVQTIISEKGSDDNENYLFFVTRQGVVKRTKESEFSNIRQNGLKALNLKEGDELINVIRTNGNDDIIIGTKTGYSVRFNESDVRSMSRSATGVRGVNLREGDEVIGASRITDDQEVLVITEKGYGKRTLASEYPTKGRGGKGIKTANITEKNGQLAGLVTVNGDEDIMVITDTGVMIRTSVADISQTGRATLGVKIMRLDQDAKIMTLALVQPEEEQETEEVED from the coding sequence ATGCAGGATAAGAATTTAATTGACGTAAATCTAACTTCAGAAATGAAGACAAGCTTTATTGATTACGCCATGTCTGTTATTGTTGCTCGTGCTCTTCCTGATGTACGCGATGGATTGAAACCAGTTCATCGTCGTATCTTGTATGGGATGAATGAGCTCGGTGTAACGCCAGATAAACCTCATAAGAAATCTGCACGTATCACCGGTGATGTTATGGGTAAATATCACCCACACGGTGATTCATCAATTTATGAAGCAATGGTGCGTATGGCACAATGGTGGAGCTACCGCCACATGCTCGTTGACGGACACGGAAACTTTGGTTCTATGGACGGAGACGGCGCAGCCGCACAACGTTATACAGAAGCACGTATGAGTAAAATCGCTCTTGAAATGCTTCGTGATATTAACAAGAATACTGTTGATTTCCAAGATAACTACGATGGTAGTGAACGTGAACCACTTGTTTTGCCATCACGTTTTCCTAACTTACTCGTTAACGGTGCGACAGGTATTGCCGTTGGTATGGCAACTAATATTCCACCACACAACTTAGGGGAATCTATTGATGCCGTTAAACTGGTTATGGATAATCCTGATGTTACAACACGTGAGTTGATGGAAGTATTGCCTGGTCCTGATTTCCCAACAGGAGCGCTTGTTATGGGTAAATCTGGAATTCGTAAAGCCTATGAAACTGGTAAAGGTTCTATCGTTCTTCGCTCACGTACTGAAATCGAAACAACTAAGAGCGGTCGTGAACGTATTGTTGTCACAGAATTCCCATACGGAGTTAACAAGACTAAAGTTCACGAACACATCGTTCGTTTAGCACAAGAAAAACGTATCGAAGGAATTACCGCCGTTCGTGATGAATCAAGCCGTGAAGGTATCCGATTTATCATTGAAGTGCGTCGTGACGCATCAGCAAACGTTATTCTAAATAACTTATTCAAACTTACTAGCTTGCAAACAAACTTCAGCTTTAACATGCTTGCTATTGAAAATGGTGTTCCGAAGATTCTTTCTTTGAAACAAATCATTGTTGATTACATTGAACACCAAAAAGAAGTTATTGTTCGTCGTACAGAGTTCGATAAAGCCAAAGCTGAAAAACGTGCTCACATCTTAGAAGGTTTGTTAATTGCACTTGATCACCTTGATGAAGTTATTAGCATTATCCGTAATAGTGAAACAGATGTAATCGCTCAAGGCGAATTGATGAGTCGATTCAACTTATCTGAACGTCAAAGTCAAGCTATCCTTGATATGCGTCTTCGTCGTTTGACAGGATTGGAACGCGAAAAAATCCAAGCCGAATACGATGACCTTCTCGCATTGATTGCTGATTTGGCTGATATTTTGGCAAAACCAGAACGCGTTATCACAATCATCAAAGAAGAAATGGATGAGATTAAACGTAAATACGCTGATCCACGTCGTACTGAATTGATGGTTGGTGAAGTTCTTTCACTTGAAGACGAAGATTTGATTGAAGAAGAAGACGTCTTGATTACTCTTTCAAATAAAGGATACATCAAACGTCTTGCTCAAGACGAATTCCGTGCTCAACGTCGTGGTGGACGAGGTGTTCAAGGAACTGGTGTTAATGACGATGACTTTGTTCGTGAATTAGTTTCTACAAATACCCATGACCATGTATATTTCATGACTAATAAAGGACGTGTTTACCGCTTGAAAGGTTATGAAATTCCTGAGTATGGTCGTACGGCTAAGGGATTGCCAATTGTTAACCTTCTAAAACTTGATGAAGGTGAAACTGTTCAAACTATTATCAGTGAAAAAGGCAGTGATGATAACGAAAATTACTTGTTCTTTGTCACACGACAAGGTGTTGTAAAACGTACCAAAGAGTCTGAATTTAGCAATATCCGTCAAAATGGTCTTAAAGCCCTTAACTTAAAAGAAGGTGACGAGTTAATCAACGTTATCCGAACAAACGGTAATGATGATATTATCATCGGAACTAAGACTGGTTACAGCGTTCGCTTTAACGAATCTGATGTTCGTAGCATGAGCCGTTCAGCAACTGGTGTTCGTGGTGTTAACCTTCGTGAAGGCGATGAAGTTATCGGTGCTTCACGTATTACAGATGACCAAGAAGTTCTTGTCATTACTGAAAAAGGTTATGGTAAACGTACACTAGCTTCTGAATATCCAACTAAAGGTCGTGGTGGTAAAGGTATCAAGACTGCTAATATTACTGAGAAAAATGGTCAATTGGCTGGACTTGTAACAGTTAACGGCGATGAAGATATCATGGTCATCACAGACACAGGTGTCATGATTCGTACAAGCGTCGCTGACATTTCTCAAACTGGTCGTGCAACATTGGGTGTTAAAATCATGCGCCTTGACCAAGATGCGAAAATCATGACTCTAGCTCTTGTTCAACCAGAAGAAGAACAAGAAACTGAAGAAGTAGAAGATTAG
- a CDS encoding L-lactate dehydrogenase, with protein sequence MTATKQHKKVILVGDGAVGSSYAFALVNQGIAQELGIIEIPQLFNKAVGDAEDLSHALAFTSPKKIYAAKYEDCADADLVVITAGAPQKPGETRLDLVGKNLAINKSIVTEVVKSGFKGIFLVAANPVDVLTYSTWKFSGFPKERVIGSGTSLDSARFRQALAEKLDVDARSVHAYIMGEHGDSEFAVWSHANVAGVNLESYLKDVQNVEEAELVELFEGVRDAAYSIINKKGATFYGIAVALARITKAILNDENAVLPLSVFQEGQYANVTDCYIGQPAIVGAHGIVRPVNIPLNDAEQQKMEASAKELKAIIDEAFSKEEFASACKN encoded by the coding sequence ATGACTGCAACTAAACAACACAAAAAAGTTATCCTTGTTGGTGACGGTGCCGTAGGTTCTTCTTACGCATTCGCACTTGTAAACCAAGGAATCGCTCAAGAACTTGGTATCATCGAAATCCCACAATTGTTCAACAAAGCTGTTGGGGATGCTGAAGACCTTAGCCACGCTCTTGCTTTCACTTCACCTAAAAAAATCTACGCAGCTAAATACGAAGACTGTGCAGATGCTGACCTTGTAGTTATCACTGCAGGTGCTCCACAAAAACCAGGTGAAACTCGTCTTGACCTTGTTGGTAAAAACCTTGCTATCAACAAATCAATCGTAACTGAAGTTGTTAAATCTGGATTCAAAGGAATCTTCTTGGTTGCTGCAAACCCAGTTGACGTCTTGACTTACTCTACATGGAAATTCTCTGGATTCCCTAAAGAACGCGTTATCGGTTCAGGTACTTCACTTGACTCAGCTCGTTTCCGTCAAGCATTGGCTGAAAAACTTGATGTTGATGCTCGTTCAGTTCACGCATACATCATGGGTGAACACGGTGACTCAGAATTCGCTGTTTGGTCACACGCTAACGTTGCCGGTGTAAACCTTGAAAGCTACCTTAAAGACGTTCAAAACGTTGAAGAAGCTGAATTGGTTGAACTTTTCGAAGGTGTTCGTGACGCTGCTTACTCAATCATCAACAAAAAAGGTGCTACATTCTACGGTATCGCTGTTGCGCTTGCTCGTATCACTAAAGCAATCCTTAACGATGAAAATGCAGTACTTCCACTTTCTGTATTCCAAGAAGGTCAATACGCTAACGTAACTGACTGCTACATCGGTCAACCAGCTATCGTTGGTGCACACGGTATCGTTCGTCCAGTTAACATTCCATTGAATGACGCTGAACAACAAAAAATGGAAGCTTCTGCTAAAGAATTGAAAGCTATCATCGACGAAGCTTTCTCTAAAGAAGAATTCGCTTCTGCTTGCAAAAACTAA
- a CDS encoding ABC transporter ATP-binding protein — protein sequence MTHENVIEMREITKKFGDFVANDHINLEVRKGEIHALLGENGAGKSTLMNMLAGLLQPTSGQILVKGEEATLDSPSKSAKMGIGMVHQHFMLVEAFTVAENIILGNEVTKGPRILDLKKASKEIKELSEKYGLAVDPSAKISDISVGAQQRVEILKTLYRGAEIIIFDEPTAVLTPSEITELLDIMRNLVKEGKSIILITHKLDEIRAVADRVTVIRHGKSIQTVPVADSTSNELAEMMVGRAVSFKTDKIPANPKDVVLSIKDLVVNENRGVPAVKELSLDVRAGEIVGIAGIDGNGQTELVEALTGLRKVESGNFFIKGVDMTNQRPRKITELGVGHVPEDRHRDGMVLDMTIAENIALQTYYKEPFSKHGFMNYHKLNEHARQLMAEFDVRAASELVSGGALSGGNQQKAVIAREIDRNPDLLIVSQPTRGLDVGAIEYIRKRLVAERDKGKAVLVISFELDEILDVSDRIAVIHDGKIQGILDAATTNKQELGILMAGGKVEKEDSNVNV from the coding sequence ATGACACATGAAAACGTCATAGAAATGCGTGAGATTACCAAGAAATTTGGTGATTTTGTCGCAAATGACCATATTAATTTAGAAGTCAGAAAAGGTGAAATCCACGCTCTCCTCGGAGAAAATGGTGCCGGTAAATCGACTTTGATGAATATGCTTGCTGGTCTTCTACAACCAACAAGTGGTCAAATCTTAGTAAAAGGTGAAGAGGCTACACTAGATTCACCATCTAAATCAGCTAAGATGGGTATCGGAATGGTTCACCAACACTTTATGTTGGTTGAAGCTTTTACAGTTGCTGAAAACATTATCTTAGGTAATGAAGTAACAAAAGGTCCTAGAATTCTTGACCTTAAAAAAGCAAGTAAAGAAATCAAAGAATTATCTGAAAAATACGGTTTGGCGGTTGATCCGTCTGCTAAAATTTCTGATATTTCAGTTGGTGCGCAACAACGTGTTGAAATCTTAAAAACACTTTACCGCGGAGCTGAAATCATTATCTTTGATGAACCGACAGCTGTTTTAACACCTTCTGAAATCACTGAATTGCTTGATATTATGCGTAATTTGGTTAAAGAAGGTAAATCAATCATCTTAATCACTCACAAACTTGATGAAATTCGTGCCGTTGCAGACCGTGTTACAGTTATCCGACACGGTAAATCAATTCAGACAGTTCCAGTTGCTGATTCAACAAGTAACGAATTGGCTGAAATGATGGTTGGACGTGCTGTTTCATTTAAAACAGATAAAATTCCTGCTAATCCAAAAGATGTCGTTCTTTCAATCAAAGATTTAGTTGTTAACGAAAACCGAGGCGTTCCAGCTGTTAAAGAATTGTCATTGGATGTTCGTGCTGGTGAAATCGTTGGTATCGCAGGTATCGATGGTAATGGTCAAACAGAATTGGTTGAAGCATTGACTGGTTTGCGTAAAGTTGAATCAGGTAATTTCTTCATCAAAGGTGTTGACATGACTAACCAACGCCCACGTAAGATTACTGAATTGGGTGTTGGACACGTGCCAGAAGATCGTCACCGTGATGGTATGGTCCTTGATATGACCATTGCTGAAAACATTGCTCTTCAAACTTACTACAAAGAGCCATTCAGTAAACATGGTTTCATGAACTATCACAAGTTGAATGAACATGCTCGTCAATTGATGGCTGAATTCGACGTTCGTGCCGCAAGTGAATTGGTATCAGGTGGAGCTCTTTCAGGTGGTAACCAACAAAAAGCGGTTATCGCTCGTGAAATCGATCGCAATCCTGATTTGCTTATCGTAAGTCAACCAACACGTGGACTTGACGTCGGTGCGATTGAATATATTCGTAAACGTTTGGTTGCCGAACGTGATAAAGGTAAAGCCGTTTTAGTTATTAGTTTTGAATTAGATGAAATCCTTGATGTTTCCGACCGTATTGCCGTTATTCATGATGGTAAAATTCAAGGTATCTTAGACGCTGCCACAACCAATAAACAAGAACTTGGTATTTTGATGGCTGGTGGAAAAGTGGAAAAGGAGGATTCTAATGTTAATGTCTAA
- a CDS encoding BMP family lipoprotein has protein sequence MNKKIVGLGLAAVATLALGACSRSNSSSSSSNSSVKAAIVTDTGGVDDKSFNQSAWEGMQVWGKENKLKKDTDYTYFQSDSESDYATNLDSAVSNGYNLVFAIGYNLHDAVDEAAPQNEDTNYVIIDDVVADHKNVESVLFADNEGAYLAGIAAAMQSKTKHVGFVGGVESDTITRFETGFKEGVASVDSSIKVDVQYAGSYSDSAKGKTIAATMYASGADVIYHAAGGSGTGVFSQAKEINEKLPADSDKKVWVVGVDRDQTEEGNYTSSDKVKSNFVLTSTIKEVGQVVKDIANGQLKDEKFGGNQTRTYGLKDGGVDLVTTNLPDNIKSAVETAKEKVIKGEVKVDDGVNK, from the coding sequence ATGAACAAGAAAATTGTTGGTCTTGGACTTGCTGCAGTAGCAACATTAGCGCTTGGCGCATGTAGTCGTTCAAATTCATCTAGCTCTAGCTCAAACTCAAGCGTAAAAGCTGCAATCGTTACTGATACAGGTGGTGTTGATGATAAATCATTCAACCAATCTGCTTGGGAAGGTATGCAAGTTTGGGGTAAAGAAAACAAATTGAAAAAAGATACTGACTACACTTACTTCCAATCTGATAGTGAGTCAGACTATGCAACAAACCTAGACTCAGCTGTTTCAAATGGTTACAACCTTGTTTTTGCAATTGGTTACAACCTTCACGACGCTGTTGATGAAGCTGCACCTCAAAACGAAGATACAAACTATGTTATTATCGATGATGTCGTTGCAGACCACAAAAACGTTGAAAGTGTATTGTTTGCAGATAACGAAGGTGCTTACCTTGCGGGTATTGCAGCTGCAATGCAATCTAAAACAAAACACGTTGGTTTTGTAGGAGGTGTCGAATCTGATACAATCACTCGCTTTGAAACTGGATTCAAAGAAGGTGTTGCTTCAGTAGATAGCTCAATCAAAGTTGACGTCCAATATGCTGGTTCATACTCTGATTCAGCTAAAGGTAAAACAATCGCTGCAACAATGTATGCTAGCGGTGCTGATGTTATTTATCATGCTGCTGGTGGTTCAGGTACTGGTGTCTTCTCACAAGCTAAAGAAATCAACGAAAAATTACCAGCTGATAGCGACAAAAAAGTTTGGGTTGTTGGTGTAGACCGTGACCAAACTGAAGAAGGTAACTATACTTCATCTGATAAAGTGAAATCAAACTTTGTTTTGACTTCAACAATCAAAGAAGTAGGTCAAGTTGTTAAAGATATCGCTAACGGTCAACTTAAAGATGAAAAATTCGGTGGTAACCAAACTCGTACATACGGTCTTAAAGATGGCGGTGTAGATCTTGTTACTACAAACCTTCCAGATAACATCAAATCTGCTGTAGAAACTGCAAAAGAAAAAGTTATCAAAGGCGAAGTAAAAGTTGATGATGGCGTAAACAAATAA